In Argiope bruennichi chromosome X1, qqArgBrue1.1, whole genome shotgun sequence, a single window of DNA contains:
- the LOC129959174 gene encoding uncharacterized protein LOC129959174, whose amino-acid sequence MCPNINQTKQNPSTEIDAKIILSSRNSSTLLLTVLVKIINKDRSLIIRGLFDTGAQRSFIKKDIVYKLGLEPVDQEMLSHGFMGASETKQKSHNVYNITLQSLCSNFRLNISVLDEKKICGAIPRVSNPEIFPILKRKNIELSDTGEDTPEIDLLIGADYLGVLLTGSIKHIDKNLVAIKTKLGWKLQGKQTKQSKSLENIIYVDNLDLTELWSLDAICIRDPVEIKSRQVVDEEIVEFFRKTIKRNDDKRYEVCLPWKSGYPELESNKELATKRLMSTTKNLIRSGHLSEYDEVFNEWIREKTIEIVDEDKNKGHYLPHHPVIKTVDTTTKIRPVFYASAKDSKGNCLNNCLEKGPNLLELVPKLIRQFRKNSIGISDIKKAFLQISLNPKDRDYFKFLWWKVFSRRNELITLRHCRVVFDASPRPLLLEATIAHHLENVSDGRKETTRQLQKSFYVDNCITSLETREKAAKFISEAKELMSAAKFDLRDCQIILHCFSDASEVSYAACIFLRAEYNGKVSVQSVASKSRVSPTKKITIPRLELGDEEENFKCPVLLPGNHEIIRRLIHQKHCELQHAGLRTLISNLRENYWIISVNKIAKRVSSHCITCKRFKVRPTEPPVAPLPKNTIKVAAEFEVAGIDLAGPLFLRSGEETWIALFTCAIYRAVHLELVNS is encoded by the exons atGTGTCCAAacataaatcaaacaaaacagaATCCATCAACTGAAATAGATGCCAAGATTATCTTGTCATCAAGGAATTCATCTACATTATTGTTAACGGTATTGGtaaaaatcatcaataaagaCAGATCTTTAATTATCCGAGGATTATTCGATACCGGTGCTCAAAGATCTTTCATAAAAAAGGATATTGTGTATAAACTAGGATTGGAACCAGTAGATCAAGAAATGTTAAGTCATGGATTTATGGGGGCCAGTGAAACTAAACAAAAGTCCCATAATGTGTATAACATTACATTGCAAAGCTTGTGTTCAAATTTCAGGCTCAACATTTCcgttttagatgaaaagaaaatatgtggtgCTATTCCTCGTGTAAGTAATCCTGAAATTTTCcccattttgaagagaaaaaatatagaattaagtgATACAGGGGAAGACACTcctgaaatagatttattaataggAGCAGATTACCTTGGTGTATTGCTGACGGGATCAATTaaacacattgataaaaatttagtagcCATAAAAACAAAACTCGGATGGAAACTTCAAGGTAAACAAACGAAACAGTCAAAATCTttggagaatattatttatgttgatAATTTAGATTTGACGGAATTATGGAGCCTAGATGCCATTTGTATACGAGATCCTGTAGAAATTAAATCAAGGCAAGTAGTCGATGAAGAAATAGTTGAATTTTTCCGTAAAACTATCAAGAGAAATGACGACAAGAGATATGAAGTATGTTTGCCGTGGAAAAGTGGATATCCAGAGTTAGAAAGCAACAAAGAATTAGCCACTAAGCGTTTGATGTCAACTACAAAAAATCTCATTCGATCAGGACATTTAAGCGAATATGATGAAGTGTTTAATGAGTGGATTCGAGAGAAAACTATCGAAATTGTAGATGAAGATAAGAATAAAGGACACTATTTACCTCATCATCCTGTAATAAAGACTGTTGATACAACTACAAAGATTCGTCCAGTTTTCTATGCCTCAGCAAAAGACTCTAAAGGAAATTGCTTGAATAATTGCTTAGAAAAGGGtccaaatttattagaattagtaCCAAAATTGATAAGGCAATTTCGCAAAAATTCTATTGGaatatcagatattaaaaaggcCTTTCTGCAAATCAGCCTGAACCCAAAGGATAGAGACTACTTTAAGTTTTTATGGTGGAAAGTTTTTTCAAGAAGAAATGAATTGATCACCCTAAGACATTGTCGAGTGGTATTTGATGCTTCTCCTAGGCCACTTTTACTTGAGGCAACGATAGCTCATCATCTAGAGAATGTTTCAGATGGAAGGAAGGAAACAACTCGTcaacttcaaaaatctttttatgtagaTAATTGCATAACTAGTTTAGAAACTAGAGAAAAGGCagccaaatttatttctgaagctaAAGAACTGATGTCTGCAGCCAAATTTGATTTAAGAG ATTGTCAGATAATTCTTCACTGTTTCAGTGACGCCAGTGAAGTCTCTTATGCCGCATGTATTTTTTTACGTGCTGAATATAACGGGAAAGTTTCAGTTCAATCAGTAGCAAGTAAATCAAGAGTGTCACCaacaaagaaaattacaattcCTCGATTAGAACTGGGAGATGAAGAAGAGAATTTTAAGTGTCCAGTATTGTTGCCGGGTAACCATGAAATAATTCGTCGGTTAATACACCAGAAACATTGTGAGTTGCAGCATGCCGGACTTCGAACTCTCATTTCCAATTTGAGGGAAAATTACTGgattatttctgtcaataaaatagcaaaacgAGTAAGCTCTCATTGTATTACTTGCAAAAGATTTAAAGTCAGACCTACGGAGCCACCTGTAGCACCTCTtcctaaaaatacaataaaagttgCTGCAGAATTTGAAGTCGCGGGGATTGATTTGGCGGGCCCATTGTTTTTGCGTTCTGGAGAAGAGACATGGATTGCCCTTTTTACCTGTGCTATTTATAGGGCTGTTCATCTTGAGTTAGTCAATTCCTAG
- the LOC129959175 gene encoding uncharacterized protein LOC129959175, with product MALRRFFARRGRVNIIYTDNGTNFVGSSNALKTLDWEKIMSFSTMKKIKWNFNPQTAAWWGGWWERMIRMLKEMPRRILGRKSIDYEELETFTCDCEATINSRPLTYIEDNSEGLRPLTPAYFLQGIPSNDTTDLNEIDSKSLNRRLRFIQKLRHDLRTRFRNEYLAMLVHKGRPTPDESLNVGDTIILETDGKRLHWSLEIVTEVLPGADGHSRVARVQLKGGKLRPFQRLYSLEIRSSEKLPFIAQQKDKDTNTQLPATPVVSDQDCSEDDNYITKVTPDVITKAGRHIKFPNRLNL from the coding sequence ATggctttaagaagattttttgctAGGAGAGGTCGAGTTAACATAATCTACACTGATAACGGCACCAACTTCGTTGGTTCAAGTAATGCCTTGAAAACTCTAGATTGGGAGAAGATCATGTCGTTTTCcactatgaagaaaattaaatggaatttcaacccTCAAACTGCTGCATGGTGGGGTGGATGGTGGGAGCGGATGATCCGCATGCTAAAAGAAATGCCAAGGAGAATTTTGGGCCGAAAAAGTATTGATTATGAAGAATTGGAAACTTTTACATGTGACTGTGAAGCTACAATAAATTCCAGGCCTCTCACATATATTGAAGATAATTCAGAAGGTCTAAGGCCATTGACACCTGCTTATTTCTTGCAAGGCATTCCTAGTAATGATACAACTGATTTAAACGAAATCGACAGTAAAAGCCTAAATAGAAGATtacgttttattcaaaaactacgGCATGATTTAAGAACGAGATTTCGCAACGAATACTTAGCAATGTTAGTGCATAAAGGTCGTCCCACCCCAGATGAATCTTTGAATGTTGGAGACACAATTATCCTTGAAACTGATGGAAAACGTCTTCACTGGTCCTTAGAAATTGTAACTGAAGTCCTCCCTGGAGCAGATGGACATTCAAGAGTCGCCAGAGTACAGCTCAAGGGGGGAAAATTAAGACCATTCCAGAGACTTTATTCCTTGGAAATCAGAAGTTCTGAGAAATTACCATTCATTGCTCAGCAAAAGGATAAAGACACAAACACTCAACTTCCTGCAACTCCAGTTGTTTCAGATCAAGATTGCAGTGAAGATGATAATTATATAACCAAAGTAACTCCTGATGTTATCACTAAAGCTGGCCGGCATATTAAATTTCCCAATAGACtcaatttataa
- the LOC129958355 gene encoding arfaptin-2-like: MSRTATNGPSALENISLEQDMKEVLNNSPTMNESPDAVHSGSPSHMASFRSNNIPMQRSAIPPSSLPTTASWQPNAPASTSVPLSSPSPVLNGDESKARVAKPAHSKIDSIKQWSISTYKCTRQILSEKLGKGTRTVDAEMEAQIELLRDTQAKYCNILRLARALTSHFYHVVQTQHALGEAFSELAHKSPELQEEFSYNADTQRSLSKNGETLLGALNFFVSSLNTLCNKTMDDTLLTVKQYENARLEYDAYRNDLEELMQNNQGNVMSSKVEEARRNFTAHKEKYEKLRADVAIKMRFLDENKVKVMHKQLLLFHNAVSAYFSGNQTMLEATLKQFNIKLKSPNANSPSWLEQ; encoded by the exons ATGTCAAGAACAGCCACCAATGGCCCTTCTGCTCTAGAAAATATCAGTCTTGAGCAAGATATGaaagaagtattaaataataGTCCGACTATGAATGAAAGCCCAGATGCTGTTCATTCTGGATCTCCATCTCATATGGCCTCTTTTCGTTCCAATAATATACCTATGCAGCGTTCTGCTATTCCCCCGTCTTCACTTCCCACCACAGCTTCATGGCAACCAAATGCTCCCG CAAGCACCTCTGTTCCATTAAGTAGCCCAAGTCCTGTTCTAAATGGAGATGAAAGCAAAGCAAGAGTAGCAAAGCCAGctcattcaaaaattgattctATTAAACAGTGGAGTATTTCTACATACAAATGTACCCGGCAGATTTTGTCAGAAAAATTGGGAAAG GGAACAAGAACTGTTGATGCTGAAATGGAAGCACAGATCGAATTACTGAGAGACACACAGGCAAAGTACTGTAATATTCTGAGACTTGCACGTGCTCTTACTAGTCATTTCTATCACGTTGTTCAGACCCAGCATGCATTAGGAGAGGCCTTTTCAGAGTTGGCACATAAATCACCTGAGTTGCAAGAAGAGTTTTCATACAATGCTGATACTCAAAGAAGTTTAAGCAAAAATGGTGAAACTCTTCTTGGTGCtctgaatttttttgtttctagCCTGAACACTCTGTGTAACAAAACAATGGATGACACTCTTCTTACTGTGAAGCAGTATGAAAATGCTAG GTTAGAATATGATGCTTATAGAAATGATCTAGAAGAGTTGATGCAGAATAATCAAGGAAATGTTATGTCATCAAAAGTTGAAGAAGCACGAAGAAATTTTACAGCTCATAAGGAAAAATACGAGAAACTTCGAGCTGATGTTGCGATTAAAATGCGATTTCTAGACGAAAACAAG GTAAAAGTTATGCATAAACAACTATTGCTTTTCCACAATGCTGTCTCTGCTTATTTTTCTGGAAATCAAACAATGTTAGAAGCAaccttaaaacaatttaatattaaactgaaGAGTCCAAATGCTAATTCGCCATCATGGTTGGAACAGTAA